In a single window of the Massilia oculi genome:
- a CDS encoding helix-turn-helix domain-containing protein has protein sequence MSKESIQEVVQKSLEDYFNDLGEQKPTNIYDMMVLTVEKPVLEVVMSRADGNQSHAAQMLGINRNTLRKKLQEHGLL, from the coding sequence ATGAGCAAAGAAAGTATCCAGGAAGTCGTCCAGAAGAGTCTTGAAGACTATTTCAACGATCTGGGCGAACAAAAGCCGACCAACATCTACGACATGATGGTGTTGACCGTCGAAAAGCCCGTCCTCGAAGTGGTCATGTCGCGCGCCGACGGCAACCAGTCGCATGCCGCGCAGATGCTGGGCATTAACCGGAACACTTTGCGCAAGAAACTGCAGGAGCACGGGCTGCTCTGA
- a CDS encoding alanine/glycine:cation symporter family protein, giving the protein MNDLVTAINGIIWSPALIALCLGVGLYFSLRSRFLQVRHVREMTRLMLEGKSSEQGVSSFQALTMTLAGRVGTGNIAGVATAITFGGPGAVFWMWAVAFLGASSAFVESTLGQVYKEQIGKQYRGGPAFYIEKGLGIKWYAWTFAIATVFATGLLLPGVQANSIAEGLKTAVGIDPNVTAAVLAIALAFIIFGGVKRIATFAELVVPFMALGYIVVACVIVFLHIEQLPAVISLIVSSAFGLDAGFGAIIGMAIMWGVKRGVYSNEAGQGTGPHASSAAEVSHPAKQGLVQGFSVYIDTLFVCSATAFMLLITGQYNVEAPDGTQMFVGVQGVAAGPGYVQTALENVMPGFGALFVAIALLFFAFTTIVAYYYIAETNIAYMDRHARHPWLNFALKIAIVAATVYGAVKTADVAWALGDMGVGLMAWLNIVAIILLRNVAFKCLRDYEAQKKAGKDPVFDPVALGIKNADYWEQRNAASRAQPASAPLDTPVK; this is encoded by the coding sequence ATGAACGATCTGGTAACCGCCATCAATGGCATCATCTGGAGCCCCGCGCTGATCGCGCTGTGCCTAGGCGTGGGGCTGTATTTCTCGCTTCGGTCACGATTCCTGCAGGTACGGCACGTGCGGGAGATGACCCGCCTGATGCTTGAAGGTAAAAGCTCGGAGCAGGGCGTGTCCTCCTTCCAGGCACTGACGATGACGCTCGCCGGCCGGGTCGGCACCGGCAACATCGCCGGCGTGGCCACCGCCATCACCTTCGGCGGCCCCGGCGCGGTGTTCTGGATGTGGGCGGTAGCTTTCCTGGGCGCCAGCTCGGCCTTCGTCGAGTCGACGCTGGGCCAGGTCTACAAGGAGCAGATCGGCAAGCAGTACCGCGGCGGTCCCGCCTTCTATATCGAAAAAGGCCTGGGCATCAAATGGTATGCCTGGACCTTCGCGATCGCGACGGTATTCGCCACCGGCCTGCTGCTGCCCGGCGTACAGGCCAACTCGATCGCCGAGGGCCTGAAGACGGCCGTCGGCATCGATCCGAACGTCACCGCCGCTGTCCTGGCCATCGCGCTGGCCTTCATCATCTTCGGCGGCGTCAAGCGCATCGCGACCTTCGCCGAACTGGTGGTGCCTTTCATGGCGCTGGGCTATATCGTGGTGGCCTGCGTCATCGTGTTCCTGCACATCGAACAGTTGCCGGCGGTAATCTCGCTGATCGTCAGCTCTGCCTTCGGCCTTGACGCCGGCTTTGGCGCCATCATCGGCATGGCCATCATGTGGGGCGTCAAGCGTGGCGTGTACTCGAACGAGGCAGGCCAGGGCACCGGCCCGCACGCCTCGTCCGCCGCCGAAGTCAGCCACCCGGCCAAGCAGGGCTTGGTGCAGGGCTTCTCGGTCTACATCGACACCCTGTTCGTGTGCTCGGCCACCGCCTTCATGCTCCTGATTACCGGCCAGTACAACGTCGAGGCGCCGGACGGCACCCAGATGTTCGTCGGCGTGCAGGGCGTGGCGGCCGGCCCCGGCTACGTGCAGACCGCGCTCGAGAACGTGATGCCGGGCTTTGGCGCGCTGTTCGTGGCGATCGCGCTGCTGTTCTTCGCCTTCACCACGATCGTCGCCTACTACTACATCGCCGAGACCAACATCGCCTACATGGACCGCCACGCGCGCCATCCGTGGCTCAATTTCGCGCTCAAGATCGCGATCGTGGCCGCCACCGTCTACGGCGCGGTCAAGACCGCCGACGTCGCCTGGGCGCTGGGCGACATGGGCGTCGGGCTGATGGCCTGGCTGAACATCGTGGCGATCATCCTGCTGCGCAACGTCGCCTTCAAGTGCCTGCGCGACTACGAAGCGCAGAAGAAGGCAGGCAAGGATCCGGTCTTCGATCCGGTGGCGCTCGGCATCAAGAACGCCGACTACTGGGAGCAGCGCAACGCCGCGTCGCGCGCGCAGCCCGCCAGCGCGCCCCTCGACACGCCGGTCAAGTAA
- a CDS encoding histidine phosphatase family protein → MTLNDAPAGTTTILLIRHGETAWNAERRLQGYLDIALNAEGERQAAALGAALAGEQIDLVISSDLARARQTAEAILRARGASDASRVQLDPQLRERCYGGFEGLLYSEIATRFPLEFAAWQARNVDAVLPSGKNQGETFRSFFERATKAILGHAARHPGQTLALVAHGGVLECAYRAALGLPLETPRDFKVHNASINRFVVEQGVLKLVSWGEIAHLRQVALDDLP, encoded by the coding sequence ATGACATTGAACGACGCGCCTGCGGGCACGACCACGATCCTCCTGATCCGCCACGGCGAAACCGCCTGGAATGCCGAGCGCCGGCTGCAGGGCTATCTCGATATCGCGCTCAACGCCGAAGGCGAGCGCCAGGCCGCGGCACTCGGCGCGGCGCTGGCTGGCGAGCAGATAGACCTGGTCATTTCCAGCGACCTGGCGCGCGCCCGGCAGACGGCCGAGGCGATCCTGCGCGCCCGCGGCGCATCCGACGCCAGCCGTGTCCAACTCGATCCCCAGTTGCGCGAACGCTGCTACGGTGGCTTCGAAGGCTTGCTGTACAGCGAGATCGCAACCCGCTTTCCGCTCGAATTCGCCGCCTGGCAGGCGCGCAACGTCGATGCGGTCCTACCTTCAGGCAAGAACCAGGGCGAGACCTTCCGCAGTTTCTTCGAACGGGCCACCAAGGCGATCCTGGGGCATGCGGCGCGCCATCCCGGGCAGACCCTGGCGCTGGTGGCGCACGGCGGCGTGCTCGAGTGCGCCTATCGGGCCGCCCTCGGCCTGCCGCTGGAAACACCGCGCGACTTCAAGGTACACAATGCCAGCATCAACCGTTTCGTGGTCGAGCAGGGCGTGCTGAAGCTGGTCAGCTGGGGTGAAATCGCGCACCTGCGCCAGGTGGCGCTGGACGACTTGCCCTGA
- the ruvB gene encoding Holliday junction branch migration DNA helicase RuvB: MSIQTDSFNGNFAEHRVIDAAPASPNEEAIERALRPKQLDEYVGQEKIRDQLEIFISAARKRREALDHTLLFGPPGLGKTTLAHIIAREMGVNLRQTSGPVLERPGDLAALLTNLEPNDVLFIDEIHRLSPVVEEILYPALEDYQIDIMIGEGPAARSVKLDLQPFTLVGATTRAGMLTNPLRDRFGIVARLEFYNVEELTKIVARSAALLEAPIDEDGAREVAKRARGTPRIANRLLRRVRDYAEVKGNGEITREMADRALKMLDVDTVGFDVMDRKLLEAVLFKFAGGPVGIGNLAAAIGEAADTIEDVLEPYLIQQGYLQRTPRGRIATPLAYQHFGVTAPRISPTGDLWDSLPPA, translated from the coding sequence ATGAGCATCCAGACCGACAGTTTTAATGGCAACTTCGCCGAACACCGCGTGATCGACGCCGCGCCGGCCTCGCCCAACGAAGAGGCGATCGAACGCGCCTTGCGTCCAAAGCAGCTGGACGAATACGTCGGCCAGGAAAAGATCCGCGACCAGCTCGAGATCTTCATCAGCGCCGCGCGCAAGCGGCGCGAGGCGCTCGATCACACCCTGCTGTTCGGTCCGCCGGGCCTGGGCAAGACCACGCTGGCCCACATCATCGCGCGCGAGATGGGCGTCAACCTGCGCCAGACCTCGGGCCCGGTGCTCGAGCGTCCCGGCGACCTGGCGGCGCTGCTCACCAACCTCGAGCCCAACGACGTGCTGTTCATCGACGAGATCCACCGCCTGTCGCCGGTGGTCGAAGAGATCCTGTATCCGGCGCTCGAGGACTACCAGATCGACATCATGATCGGCGAGGGCCCGGCCGCGCGCTCGGTCAAGCTCGACCTGCAGCCGTTCACCCTGGTCGGCGCCACCACCCGCGCCGGCATGCTGACCAATCCGCTGCGCGACCGCTTCGGCATCGTGGCGCGCCTTGAGTTCTACAACGTCGAGGAGCTGACCAAGATCGTGGCGCGCAGCGCCGCATTGCTGGAAGCGCCGATCGACGAGGACGGCGCGCGCGAAGTGGCCAAGCGCGCGCGCGGCACGCCGCGTATCGCCAACCGCCTGCTGCGCCGCGTGCGCGACTACGCCGAGGTGAAGGGCAATGGCGAGATCACGCGCGAGATGGCCGATCGCGCGCTCAAGATGCTCGACGTCGACACCGTCGGCTTCGACGTGATGGACCGCAAGCTGCTGGAGGCGGTGCTGTTCAAGTTCGCCGGCGGCCCGGTCGGCATCGGCAACCTGGCGGCGGCGATCGGCGAGGCGGCCGACACCATCGAGGACGTGCTCGAACCGTATCTGATCCAGCAGGGCTATCTGCAGCGCACCCCGCGCGGACGCATCGCCACGCCGCTGGCCTACCAGCACTTCGGCGTCACCGCGCCGCGCATCAGCCCGACGGGCGATTTGTGGGACAGCTTGCCGCCGGCGTGA
- the purH gene encoding bifunctional phosphoribosylaminoimidazolecarboxamide formyltransferase/IMP cyclohydrolase, with amino-acid sequence MIKQALISVSDKTGVLDFARALSALGVNILSTGGTAKLLQDNGVPVTEVADYTGFPEMLDGRVKTLHPKVHGGILARRDFPEHVAKLEEHGIPQIDMVVVNLYPFQQTVAKEECSLEDAIENIDIGGPTMLRSAAKNHRDVVVIVDPLDYGVVLAEMKGQGEATGPVSYETKFRLAKKVFAHTAQYDGAITNYLTSLGEDRAHATRSSFPQTLNMGFEKVQDMRYGENPHQGAAFYRDLMTVDGALANYTQLQGKELSYNNIADADAAWECVKSLGGMQQPAGCVIVKHANPCGVAIGLDALDAYSRALQTDPTSAFGGIIAFNVEVDGKAAEALSKLFVEVLIAPSFTAEARQIMAAKQNVRLLEIALGAGQNAYDVKRVGGGLLVQSPDAKNVGLGDLRVVTRKQPTQQQLQDMMFAWRVAKFVKSNAIVFCANGMTLGVGAGQMSRIDSARIASIKAQNAGLSLTGSAVASDAFFPFRDGLDVVVDAGATCVIHPGGSMRDQEVIDAADERGVVMLYTGTRHFRH; translated from the coding sequence ATGATCAAACAAGCTCTCATTTCCGTATCCGACAAGACCGGCGTGCTCGATTTCGCGCGCGCGCTCTCGGCGCTCGGCGTCAACATCCTGTCTACCGGCGGCACCGCCAAGCTGCTGCAGGATAACGGCGTGCCGGTGACCGAAGTCGCCGACTACACCGGTTTCCCGGAAATGCTGGATGGCCGCGTCAAGACCCTGCACCCGAAAGTGCACGGCGGCATCCTGGCGCGCCGCGATTTCCCCGAGCACGTCGCCAAGCTGGAAGAGCACGGCATTCCGCAGATCGACATGGTCGTGGTCAACCTGTATCCGTTCCAGCAGACCGTCGCGAAAGAAGAGTGCTCGCTGGAAGACGCGATCGAGAACATCGACATCGGCGGCCCGACCATGCTGCGTTCGGCGGCCAAGAACCACCGCGACGTGGTCGTGATCGTCGACCCGCTGGACTACGGCGTGGTGCTGGCCGAGATGAAAGGCCAGGGCGAAGCCACCGGCCCGGTCAGCTATGAAACCAAGTTCCGCCTGGCCAAGAAAGTGTTCGCGCACACCGCGCAATACGACGGTGCGATCACCAATTACCTGACCAGCCTCGGCGAAGACCGCGCGCACGCGACCCGCTCGAGCTTCCCGCAGACCCTGAACATGGGCTTTGAAAAAGTCCAGGACATGCGCTACGGCGAGAACCCGCACCAGGGCGCCGCCTTCTATCGCGACCTGATGACCGTCGACGGCGCGCTGGCCAACTACACCCAGCTGCAGGGCAAGGAACTGTCGTACAACAATATCGCCGACGCCGATGCGGCCTGGGAATGCGTCAAGTCGCTGGGCGGCATGCAACAGCCGGCCGGCTGCGTGATCGTCAAGCACGCCAACCCGTGCGGCGTGGCGATCGGCTTGGACGCCCTGGACGCTTATTCGCGCGCGCTGCAGACCGATCCGACCTCGGCCTTCGGCGGCATCATCGCCTTCAACGTCGAAGTCGACGGCAAGGCGGCCGAAGCCCTGTCGAAGCTGTTCGTCGAAGTGTTGATCGCACCATCGTTCACCGCCGAGGCGCGCCAGATCATGGCGGCCAAGCAGAACGTGCGCCTGCTGGAAATCGCCCTGGGCGCCGGCCAGAACGCGTATGACGTCAAGCGCGTCGGCGGCGGCCTGCTGGTGCAGTCGCCGGACGCCAAGAACGTCGGCCTGGGCGACCTGCGCGTGGTCACCAGGAAGCAGCCGACCCAGCAGCAGCTGCAAGACATGATGTTCGCTTGGCGCGTGGCCAAGTTCGTGAAATCGAACGCGATCGTGTTCTGCGCCAACGGCATGACCCTGGGCGTCGGCGCCGGCCAGATGAGCCGCATCGACTCGGCCCGCATCGCTTCGATCAAGGCGCAGAATGCCGGCCTGTCGCTCACCGGTTCGGCCGTGGCGTCGGATGCCTTCTTCCCGTTCCGCGACGGCCTGGACGTGGTGGTCGATGCGGGCGCGACCTGCGTGATCCATCCGGGCGGCTCGATGCGCGACCAGGAAGTGATCGACGCGGCCGACGAGCGCGGCGTGGTGATGCTGTACACCGGTACCCGTCACTTCCGTCACTGA
- a CDS encoding DUF2147 domain-containing protein — protein MRHLMHASLIAAAMLALPTAAIAQNASPVGTWKTIDDETGKPKALVRITEEGGVLTGKIEKLFRPADQDQNPKCVKCSDARKDQPIIGMTILSGLKKEGNEYTGGQILDPSNGKTYKSKASLADNGSKLEVRGYVGAPMFGRTQTWQRDQ, from the coding sequence ATGCGCCACCTGATGCACGCCAGCCTGATCGCCGCCGCCATGCTCGCCCTGCCCACCGCCGCCATCGCGCAGAACGCCTCGCCGGTCGGCACCTGGAAAACCATCGATGACGAGACCGGCAAGCCGAAGGCGCTGGTGCGCATCACCGAGGAAGGCGGCGTCCTGACCGGCAAGATCGAGAAACTGTTCCGCCCGGCGGACCAGGACCAGAATCCCAAGTGCGTCAAGTGCAGCGACGCGCGCAAGGACCAGCCGATCATCGGCATGACGATCCTCTCGGGCCTCAAGAAGGAAGGCAACGAATACACCGGCGGCCAGATCCTCGATCCGTCCAACGGCAAGACCTACAAGAGCAAGGCCAGCCTGGCCGACAACGGCAGCAAGCTCGAAGTGCGCGGCTATGTCGGCGCCCCGATGTTCGGCCGCACCCAGACCTGGCAGCGCGACCAATAA
- the ruvC gene encoding crossover junction endodeoxyribonuclease RuvC, producing MIILGIDPGLRTTGFGVIEKHGARLRYIASGTIKTGLEGALPPRLKVILHGVSEIIATYRPACSAIEKVFVNVNPQSTLLLGQARGAAITALVSADLDVAEYTAVQVKQAVVGTGKAAKPQVQDMVARLLKLPGLPGTDAADALGVAICHAHSIDTLSLLGTLSPDMQALRMKNSRLVS from the coding sequence ATGATTATTCTCGGCATCGACCCGGGCCTGCGCACGACGGGGTTCGGCGTCATTGAAAAACACGGCGCCAGGCTGCGCTACATCGCCTCGGGCACCATCAAGACCGGGCTGGAGGGCGCTTTGCCGCCGCGGCTCAAGGTCATCCTGCACGGCGTCAGCGAAATCATCGCCACCTACCGCCCGGCCTGTTCCGCCATCGAAAAAGTCTTCGTCAACGTAAACCCGCAATCGACATTGCTGCTGGGCCAGGCGCGCGGCGCGGCGATCACGGCCCTGGTCAGCGCCGATCTCGACGTGGCCGAATATACGGCGGTGCAAGTGAAGCAGGCCGTGGTCGGCACCGGCAAGGCGGCCAAGCCGCAGGTGCAGGACATGGTTGCGCGCCTGCTCAAGCTGCCGGGCCTGCCGGGCACCGATGCCGCCGACGCCCTGGGCGTCGCCATCTGCCATGCCCACAGCATCGACACCTTGTCGCTACTGGGCACGCTGTCGCCCGATATGCAGGCGCTGCGCATGAAGAACAGCCGTCTCGTCTCTTAA
- the dusB gene encoding tRNA dihydrouridine synthase DusB, with translation MQIGPYHLRNNVFVAPMAGVTDRPFRQLCKQLGAGYAVSEMAASNPRLWASEKTSRRIDHAGEMEPKAVQIAGADPKDLADCAKFNVERGAQIIDINMGCPVKKVCNSWCGSALLQHEDLVERILHAVVEAVDVPVTLKFRTGWDRQNKNALRIARLAEQAGIQMLTLHGRTRADGYKGEAEYDTIRAVKQAVSIPLVANGDITTPEKAKFVLDHTGADAVMIGRAAQGRPWICREIDHYLRTGEHLPAPLVDEVRELMNEHLPAHYAFYGEYVGVRTARKHIGWYVQDLPGGEEFRQRMNLLESTAEQLAAVDDFFKSQHRHGERLQYRPSHPDVDAIAA, from the coding sequence GTGCAAATCGGTCCATATCACCTGCGTAATAACGTCTTTGTCGCCCCCATGGCAGGAGTGACGGACCGTCCGTTCCGGCAGCTATGCAAGCAGCTGGGCGCGGGCTATGCGGTGTCCGAGATGGCGGCGTCGAACCCGCGCCTGTGGGCCAGCGAGAAGACGTCGCGCCGCATCGACCACGCGGGCGAGATGGAGCCGAAGGCGGTGCAGATCGCGGGCGCCGATCCTAAAGACCTCGCCGATTGCGCGAAGTTCAACGTCGAGCGCGGCGCCCAGATCATCGACATCAATATGGGATGCCCGGTCAAGAAGGTGTGCAATAGCTGGTGCGGTTCGGCCCTGCTGCAGCACGAAGACCTGGTCGAGCGCATCCTGCACGCCGTGGTCGAGGCGGTCGACGTGCCGGTCACCCTGAAGTTCCGCACCGGCTGGGATCGCCAAAACAAGAACGCGCTGCGCATCGCGCGCCTGGCCGAGCAGGCCGGCATCCAGATGCTGACCCTGCATGGCCGCACCCGCGCCGACGGCTACAAGGGCGAGGCCGAGTACGACACCATCCGCGCCGTGAAGCAGGCGGTGAGCATCCCGCTGGTGGCCAATGGCGACATCACGACGCCCGAGAAGGCGAAGTTCGTGCTCGACCATACCGGCGCCGATGCGGTGATGATCGGCCGCGCAGCCCAGGGCCGTCCCTGGATCTGCCGCGAGATCGACCACTACCTGCGCACCGGCGAACACCTGCCGGCGCCGCTGGTGGATGAGGTGCGCGAGCTGATGAACGAGCACCTGCCGGCCCATTACGCCTTCTATGGCGAATACGTCGGCGTGCGCACCGCGCGCAAGCACATCGGCTGGTATGTGCAAGACCTGCCGGGCGGCGAGGAATTCCGGCAGCGCATGAACTTGCTGGAATCGACGGCCGAGCAACTGGCGGCGGTCGATGACTTTTTCAAATCGCAGCACCGGCATGGCGAGCGGTTACAATACCGCCCCTCGCATCCGGATGTCGATGCGATCGCGGCATAA
- the ruvA gene encoding Holliday junction branch migration protein RuvA — MIGRLSGILLEKAPPHVLVDCNGVGYEVDVPMSTFYNLPHTGEKVVLFTHLVVREDAHLLFGFGSASERALFRQLIKITGIGARMALAILSGMSVAELSQAVTLQETGRLVKVPGIGKKTAERLLLELKGKLGADIGMVAGAARDDAQVDVLNALAALGYSDKEALLAIKNMPAGASVSDGIKFALKALSKG, encoded by the coding sequence ATGATCGGTCGCCTCTCTGGAATCCTGCTCGAAAAAGCGCCGCCGCACGTGCTGGTCGATTGCAATGGCGTCGGCTACGAAGTCGACGTGCCGATGAGCACCTTTTATAACTTGCCGCATACCGGCGAAAAAGTCGTCCTGTTTACCCACCTGGTGGTGCGCGAGGATGCGCACCTGCTGTTCGGCTTCGGCTCGGCATCCGAACGCGCGCTGTTTCGCCAGCTGATCAAGATCACCGGCATCGGCGCGCGCATGGCGCTGGCGATCCTGTCCGGCATGTCGGTGGCCGAGCTGTCGCAGGCCGTCACCCTGCAGGAAACCGGCCGCCTGGTGAAGGTGCCGGGCATCGGCAAGAAGACGGCCGAACGCCTGCTGCTGGAACTGAAAGGCAAGCTTGGCGCCGACATCGGCATGGTCGCCGGCGCGGCCCGTGACGACGCGCAGGTGGACGTGCTCAACGCGCTGGCCGCGCTGGGGTATTCTGACAAGGAAGCGCTCCTCGCGATCAAGAACATGCCGGCCGGCGCGAGCGTCTCGGACGGCATCAAGTTCGCGCTGAAGGCGCTGTCCAAAGGCTAA
- a CDS encoding SMR family transporter encodes MTLNQAYLFLGFAIVAEVIGTTALKASDSFTRPIPSLVTVGCYALSFYLLTFSLRVLPTGIAYAIWSGVGIVLISLVSWLYFRQSLDLAAIAGLALIVAGVLVINLFSKSVGH; translated from the coding sequence ATGACCCTGAATCAAGCCTATCTCTTCCTTGGCTTCGCCATCGTCGCCGAAGTGATCGGCACCACCGCCCTCAAGGCCTCCGACAGTTTTACCCGTCCCATTCCGAGCCTGGTCACGGTCGGCTGCTACGCCCTGTCGTTCTACCTGCTTACCTTCAGCCTGCGCGTGCTGCCCACCGGCATCGCCTATGCGATCTGGTCCGGTGTCGGCATCGTGCTCATCTCCCTGGTCAGCTGGTTGTATTTCCGGCAAAGCCTGGACCTGGCGGCCATCGCCGGCCTGGCCCTGATCGTTGCCGGCGTGCTGGTCATCAACCTGTTTTCGAAGAGCGTCGGCCACTAG
- a CDS encoding ABC transporter permease has translation MLLRDFRIGWRLLAKDHTYSAVVILGLAVGIAACFLLLGLVRHAFSYDRHVPQAERVHLLLERWNIDLMGRKWTAMASLPARDAALASGQPLLATAFLARGLDVRVDNQVRAFGVTLVDPAFVQIFAPEVLAGDLQAALTRPGALALTRKTAVTLFGREDVVGATMQGDGASYTVAAVLADQPAATTMPYEALSGLDGPVMADSLRRDMRRSWGFVGGSVYIKLLPGADPEAVLENVRRGLRQSPLVQREYAEQVAALDGRDLIDYRLAPLPEAYLDPELDGAMAVHGNRQGMLGLGVVALLILLLAATNYVNLATVRTLARQREIAMRKVLGASAPAVARQFLAESVLVCMVATLAGLLLAWLLLPAFADLVQREFDAMFTPGAVLATLALGLLLGLVAGAWPAWSALKVRPGAALAGRNGSESAHGLSLRRLLTVLQIATAMSLTAITLAVAWQTRHASTIDPGFDPAPLLLFGANNDMRDARTRALRDEIARLPDVAGVATSQMPFSVGHNIISMRREGGQAADLSLYVLSPEFFEVLGVRAVAGRLFDPRLDGPKQIDRVVINRSAARLLGYASPEDAVGTPLLRTDGELAPQRIVGVAPDLRHRSARDHQPPAAYYLRENTRVFTVRARARPEAVAREIEALWPRHFPNETLGVVRMQQLTSDMFYADDLRLARLLGASSAIAGAIAAFGIYVLAAYSVQRREKEIVLRKLYGASSGAIGRLVARETGLLVGAGALLGLPLAWLAIQQYLGGFATRAPIGGWTLALGLLLACGVTLAATLRHALAAMRLRPAQALRE, from the coding sequence GGCGCGCGACGCGGCCCTGGCCAGCGGCCAGCCGCTGCTGGCCACCGCCTTCCTGGCGCGCGGACTCGACGTGCGCGTCGACAACCAGGTGCGCGCCTTCGGCGTGACCCTGGTCGATCCCGCCTTCGTGCAGATCTTCGCGCCCGAGGTGCTGGCCGGCGACCTGCAGGCCGCCCTCACCCGCCCCGGCGCGCTGGCGCTGACGCGCAAGACCGCCGTGACCCTGTTCGGGCGGGAGGACGTGGTCGGCGCCACCATGCAGGGCGATGGCGCGAGCTACACCGTGGCGGCGGTGCTGGCCGACCAGCCGGCGGCCACCACCATGCCCTACGAAGCGCTGTCCGGACTCGATGGCCCCGTCATGGCCGACAGCCTGCGGCGCGACATGCGGCGTTCATGGGGCTTCGTCGGAGGGAGCGTCTACATCAAGCTGCTGCCGGGCGCCGATCCCGAAGCGGTGCTCGAGAACGTGCGGCGCGGCCTGCGCCAGTCGCCGTTGGTGCAGCGCGAATACGCCGAGCAAGTCGCGGCCCTGGACGGGCGCGACCTGATCGACTACCGCCTCGCGCCCCTGCCCGAGGCCTACCTCGACCCCGAGCTGGATGGTGCGATGGCCGTGCACGGCAACCGCCAGGGCATGCTCGGCCTGGGCGTGGTGGCGCTGCTGATCCTGCTGCTGGCCGCCACCAACTACGTCAACCTGGCCACGGTGCGCACCCTGGCGCGCCAGCGCGAGATCGCGATGCGCAAGGTGCTGGGTGCCTCGGCGCCGGCGGTGGCGCGCCAGTTCCTGGCCGAGTCGGTGCTGGTCTGCATGGTGGCGACCCTGGCCGGCCTGCTGCTGGCCTGGCTGCTGCTGCCGGCGTTTGCCGACCTGGTGCAGCGCGAATTCGACGCCATGTTCACGCCCGGCGCCGTGCTGGCCACGCTGGCGCTCGGATTGCTGCTCGGCCTGGTGGCCGGCGCCTGGCCGGCCTGGTCGGCCCTCAAGGTGCGCCCGGGAGCGGCGCTGGCGGGCCGCAACGGCAGCGAAAGCGCGCACGGCCTGTCGCTGCGACGCCTGCTGACGGTGTTGCAGATCGCCACTGCCATGAGCCTCACCGCCATCACGCTGGCGGTGGCCTGGCAGACGCGCCATGCGAGCACCATCGATCCCGGCTTCGATCCGGCGCCGCTGCTGCTGTTCGGCGCCAACAACGACATGCGCGACGCCCGCACGCGCGCGCTGCGCGACGAGATCGCGCGCCTGCCGGACGTGGCCGGCGTCGCCACGTCGCAGATGCCGTTCAGCGTCGGCCACAACATCATCAGCATGCGGCGCGAAGGCGGTCAAGCCGCCGACCTTAGCCTGTACGTGCTCAGCCCGGAATTCTTCGAGGTGCTGGGCGTGCGCGCGGTGGCGGGCCGGCTGTTCGACCCCAGGCTGGACGGGCCGAAGCAGATCGACCGCGTGGTGATCAACCGCAGCGCGGCGCGCCTGCTCGGCTACGCCAGTCCCGAGGACGCGGTCGGCACGCCCCTGCTGCGCACCGATGGAGAACTGGCGCCGCAGCGCATCGTCGGCGTCGCGCCCGACTTGCGGCACCGCTCGGCGCGCGACCACCAGCCGCCGGCCGCCTACTACCTGCGCGAGAACACCCGCGTGTTCACGGTGCGGGCGCGCGCCCGACCCGAGGCGGTGGCGCGCGAGATCGAGGCGCTGTGGCCGCGCCACTTCCCGAACGAGACCCTGGGCGTGGTGCGCATGCAGCAGCTGACCTCGGACATGTTCTATGCCGACGACCTGCGCCTGGCCCGCCTGCTGGGCGCGTCGAGCGCGATCGCCGGCGCCATCGCGGCCTTCGGCATTTATGTGCTGGCCGCGTACAGCGTGCAGCGGCGCGAAAAGGAGATCGTGCTGCGCAAGCTGTATGGCGCCAGCAGCGGCGCGATCGGCCGCCTGGTGGCGCGCGAGACCGGTCTCCTGGTCGGCGCCGGCGCCCTGCTTGGCCTGCCGCTGGCCTGGCTGGCGATCCAGCAGTACCTGGGCGGCTTCGCCACCCGGGCGCCGATCGGCGGCTGGACGCTCGCGCTGGGCCTGCTGCTGGCCTGCGGGGTGACGTTGGCGGCTACCCTGCGCCACGCGCTGGCGGCGATGCGCCTGCGGCCGGCGCAGGCGCTGCGCGAATAG